One Lysinibacillus fusiformis genomic window carries:
- a CDS encoding Na(+)/H(+) antiporter subunit B, with protein MKINDVILRTVTKAVVFIILTLGVYLFFAGHHAPGGGFIGGLILASGIVLLYLAYDIETVHKGMPFDFKKVAALGVLLATGTAVGSLFFDVPFLTQTHTYINVPVFGKMGFSTVTIFEAGVALTVVGVVVTIILSISEDE; from the coding sequence ATGAAAATCAATGATGTTATTTTACGAACAGTCACAAAGGCTGTCGTATTCATTATTTTGACACTCGGTGTGTATCTCTTTTTTGCAGGGCATCATGCACCAGGTGGTGGCTTTATCGGTGGTCTTATACTTGCTTCAGGTATTGTGCTGCTTTACCTGGCGTATGACATTGAAACAGTACACAAAGGGATGCCGTTTGACTTTAAGAAGGTAGCAGCGCTTGGCGTATTGCTTGCCACGGGCACAGCAGTTGGTTCATTATTCTTCGATGTGCCATTTTTAACGCAGACACATACGTATATCAATGTGCCGGTATTCGGGAAGATGGGTTTTTCGACAGTAACTATATTTGAGGCTGGCGTGGCTTTAACTGTAGTTGGCGTTGTTGTAACAATAATTTTAAGTATAAGTGAGGATGAGTAG
- a CDS encoding Na+/H+ antiporter subunit A, with protein MVIVLIMILFPFVCAALIPLLYRRLRRVAHLGWFVLSVPIILFLLLARYIPQIAEGKTFIHTYEWIPSFDINFTTYLDGLSMIFALLITGVGSLVILYSIFYLSTKESLHHFYCYLLLFMGAMLGVVFSDNLMVLYTFWELTSVSSFLLIAFWHHRKASRAGARKAMTITVFGGLAMLAGFLMLYVASGTFSIRDIVANVEVIREHTLFVPALLLILIGAFTKSAQFPFHIWLPDAMEAPTPVSAYLHSATMVKAGIYIVARFSPVFGGEAVWFWLVSGIGLVTLFWGSFNAVRQTDLKALLAYSTVSQLGLIMSLFGLGSVGHYFGYAESSILYTQASFAALFHLINHSTFKGALFMMVGIVDHEVGTRDIRRLGGLMALMPVTFTIAVIGGFSMAGLPPFNGFLSKEMFFTAVLAIRDVEAFSIADLGLVFPIVAWVASIFTFVYSMILIGRTFFGKLKPDKMDKKPHEAPLGMLISPIILCLFVVGIFFFPNVLGHYILEPAMASIYPTFPSASELTPHIHAWHGINAELLMTFGVVFVGVILFKTLEKWKPLYRVFSQKYTFNTYYNRMVEFGENSSTNFTKKYMTGNLTHYFVYIYVFFVALIAGYFIWSEAFAFNFVQDSAIESYELILVFVMMFAAVWMLFAKGRVTAMLLNGVLGYSIAFFFVIFRAPDLALTQLVVESVTTALFLLCFKYLPDLMPEITRKRVKWSNAVISIFVGATVTLVGLAVVHYDKFEPVSVYFNDAYKLAGGSNIVNTILGDFRAFDTMLEVVVLLIAGLGVYTLTKLKPRKEEADHENQ; from the coding sequence TTTATCCATACATATGAGTGGATTCCCTCTTTTGATATAAATTTCACAACATACCTTGATGGACTCAGTATGATTTTTGCTTTGCTGATTACCGGTGTAGGTAGTTTAGTCATTTTATATTCTATTTTTTATTTATCAACGAAAGAATCACTTCATCATTTTTATTGCTACTTATTACTATTCATGGGCGCAATGCTTGGCGTCGTCTTTTCAGATAATTTAATGGTGCTGTATACCTTCTGGGAATTAACGAGTGTGTCGTCGTTCCTTCTAATTGCATTTTGGCATCATCGTAAAGCTTCACGTGCTGGTGCGCGAAAAGCTATGACCATTACTGTTTTTGGTGGACTTGCAATGTTAGCTGGTTTTCTTATGCTGTATGTCGCATCAGGAACGTTTAGTATTCGTGACATTGTGGCTAACGTAGAGGTAATACGTGAGCATACATTGTTTGTTCCCGCATTATTGCTTATTTTAATTGGGGCTTTTACAAAGTCTGCACAGTTTCCCTTCCATATTTGGTTGCCAGACGCGATGGAGGCACCAACACCTGTTAGTGCGTATCTACACTCTGCGACAATGGTAAAGGCCGGGATTTATATCGTTGCCCGTTTTTCTCCCGTGTTTGGTGGAGAGGCTGTTTGGTTCTGGTTAGTGAGTGGCATCGGTCTTGTGACATTATTCTGGGGCTCATTTAATGCGGTACGTCAAACAGATTTAAAGGCGTTACTAGCCTATTCAACGGTCAGTCAACTCGGATTAATTATGAGCTTATTTGGTCTTGGCTCAGTCGGACATTATTTCGGATATGCAGAAAGTTCAATTCTCTATACACAGGCAAGTTTTGCGGCGTTGTTCCATCTCATTAATCACTCCACGTTTAAGGGTGCGTTATTCATGATGGTCGGTATAGTCGATCATGAAGTAGGAACGCGCGATATTCGTCGTTTAGGTGGTTTGATGGCATTGATGCCAGTAACCTTTACAATTGCGGTCATTGGTGGCTTTTCCATGGCTGGACTACCTCCGTTTAATGGTTTCCTAAGTAAGGAAATGTTTTTTACTGCGGTTCTAGCCATCCGTGATGTCGAAGCATTTTCAATTGCTGATTTGGGGCTAGTGTTCCCAATCGTGGCATGGGTAGCAAGTATTTTCACCTTTGTCTACAGTATGATTTTAATTGGTCGTACATTTTTCGGAAAGCTAAAGCCCGATAAAATGGACAAGAAGCCGCATGAAGCGCCACTTGGTATGTTGATTTCACCAATAATACTATGTTTGTTTGTTGTTGGCATTTTCTTTTTTCCAAATGTGCTTGGACATTATATTTTAGAGCCTGCAATGGCAAGTATTTACCCAACATTCCCTAGTGCTAGCGAATTAACGCCACATATTCATGCATGGCATGGTATTAATGCAGAGTTACTAATGACATTTGGTGTAGTGTTTGTCGGTGTTATTTTATTTAAAACATTAGAAAAGTGGAAACCACTCTATCGTGTGTTTTCACAAAAATATACATTTAATACTTATTACAATCGTATGGTTGAGTTTGGTGAAAATAGCTCAACAAACTTCACAAAGAAATATATGACAGGCAATCTAACACATTATTTTGTTTATATTTATGTATTCTTTGTAGCGCTTATTGCGGGGTACTTTATTTGGTCTGAAGCATTTGCTTTTAACTTTGTACAAGATTCAGCGATTGAGTCGTATGAGCTTATTTTAGTATTCGTTATGATGTTTGCAGCAGTATGGATGCTTTTCGCTAAAGGTCGTGTAACTGCCATGCTGTTAAATGGTGTGCTTGGTTACTCCATAGCGTTCTTCTTTGTGATTTTCCGTGCACCTGACTTAGCACTGACACAATTAGTCGTTGAATCCGTGACAACAGCATTATTTCTCCTATGCTTTAAATATTTGCCTGATTTAATGCCTGAAATCACACGTAAGCGGGTAAAATGGTCGAATGCAGTTATTTCTATTTTTGTAGGGGCAACTGTGACACTAGTGGGCTTAGCAGTTGTGCATTATGACAAATTTGAACCCGTGTCGGTGTACTTTAATGATGCCTATAAATTAGCAGGCGGTTCGAATATCGTGAATACAATTTTGGGTGATTTCCGTGCATTTGATACGATGCTAGAGGTAGTGGTTCTTCTAATTGCAGGCTTAGGTGTGTATACACTGACAAAGCTCAAGCCGCGAAAGGAGGAGGCAGATCATGAAAATCAATGA